A region from the Plasmodium malariae genome assembly, contig: PmUG01_00_39, whole genome shotgun sequence genome encodes:
- the PmUG01_00068200 gene encoding fam-m protein, which translates to MTLIMERKIKLILFIKIALFVLLKWICYFNIEASMFKKSFNRYFDLDRKTNTKNYRLLAKSKRLNNSNNLEIIYDISNNAGYKKISVNNNERGDKEKKKQSNRCLLNKAQYYTEYIDYNNGIFDGKHFHFEKKWIKKKDYDNFLEKKRRIRAITLKKIKLKKYGFGVALFFIFFLMGIGLPIKRGFELSVDDLDSKRYAIEKAIIDFVKELTSLEEGQIYIILFAVVFIILAIILIIAIYKIIRNNEKYNKIKLMTEQN; encoded by the exons atGACACTTATTATGGAACGAAAAATTaaactaatattatttattaaaattgctCTGTTTGTCCTTTTAAAATggatatgttattttaacattgaagca agtaTGTTTAAGAAATCATTTAATAGGTACTTCGACCTTGatagaaaaacaaatacaaaaaattatcgATTACTAGCAAAAAGTAAACGGCttaataattcaaataatttagagataatatatgatatatctaataatgcaggatacaaaaaaataagtgtaaataataatgaaagaggtgataaagaaaaaaaaaaacaatctAATAGATGCTTATTAAATAAAGCACAATACTATACGGAATATattgattataataatggaatatttgatggaaaacatttccattttgaaaaaaaatggattaaaaaaaaagattatgataattttcttgaaaaaaaaaggagaattcGTGCtataactttaaaaaaaataaaattgaaaaaatacgGATTTGGagttgctttattttttattttttttcttatggGAATAGGATTACCAATAAAACGGGGATTTGAATTGTCCGTAGATGATTTAGATTCAAAACGGTATGCTATAGAAAAAGCTATTATAGATTTTGTAAAAGAACTAACAAGTTTAGAAGAAGGACAaatctatataatattatttgcagtagttttcattatattagcAATTATCCTTATAATAGCGATTTATAAAATcataagaaataatgaaaaatataataaaattaagttgaTGACAGAGCaaaactaa